One region of Flavobacterium sp. GSB-24 genomic DNA includes:
- the secG gene encoding preprotein translocase subunit SecG: MSTFSIFLVLITIVCFLLIVVIMVQNPKGGGLSSTISGTQMLGGVQKTTDFLDKSTWTLATVLIVLILLSSLSFSGSLSDTDSKIIDKTEAPVNTPAAPAQGTTPAPAAPAAK, from the coding sequence ATGAGCACATTTTCAATTTTTTTAGTTTTAATCACAATAGTTTGTTTTCTATTGATCGTAGTTATTATGGTACAAAACCCTAAAGGAGGCGGATTGTCTTCTACTATCAGCGGAACGCAGATGTTAGGAGGAGTACAAAAAACAACTGACTTTTTAGATAAAAGTACTTGGACTTTAGCGACCGTTCTAATTGTGTTAATTTTACTTTCTAGCTTAAGTTTCTCTGGATCTTTAAGCGATACTGATTCTAAAATCATTGATAAAACTGAAGCTCCTGTAAATACACCAGCTGCACCAGCGCAAGGAACTACTCCTGCTCCAGCAGCACCAGCAGCTAAATAA
- a CDS encoding four helix bundle protein, whose translation MRDFKKYDIWQLSHSLTLEIYKITSLFPKEELYGLTSQIRRASSSIPTNISEGCGRNSDKEFNQFLNIALGSANETEYLVILAKDLQYLNNEIAQDQIEKINSIKSKIYKLKQVLVKQ comes from the coding sequence ATGAGAGATTTTAAGAAATATGATATTTGGCAGCTAAGTCATTCTTTAACTTTAGAAATCTATAAAATTACTTCTCTTTTTCCAAAAGAAGAATTATACGGATTAACAAGTCAGATCAGAAGGGCTTCTTCATCAATTCCAACTAATATTAGTGAAGGATGCGGAAGAAATAGCGACAAAGAATTCAATCAATTTCTCAACATCGCTTTAGGCTCTGCCAATGAAACAGAATATCTTGTGATTTTAGCTAAAGATTTGCAATATCTTAATAATGAAATTGCTCAAGATCAAATAGAAAAAATCAATAGCATTAAAAGCAAAATTTACAAATTAAAACAAGTATTAGTAAAGCAATAG
- a CDS encoding tetratricopeptide repeat protein — translation MNVTDYTYLMNKPEAITEKQADALGSVLNEFPYFQSARALRLKGLYNQNSFKYNYALKVTAAHTSDRSVLFDFITSEAFTSIQNDFYEQKLRDLLEITVFDSEIISPEQIQKALEVKTDTLEQSILNSIKESETPSIDQFVKVEEPLKIEEPIKSEETKNIPEIDPSIFTAIKEAQTVTFEKPIEIETPKALPEIDPSIFSAIKESQSITYEKPVIEEENKIDTIEDSTLDITEETKTPTITEPTNIEVPKFDRVEDSILSSIRGAETASTPESVKVEEPKIDPAIERSILNSIKEAEAATSQEPKTEEAKIDIIEEPVLNSAEEEEDDSVIEEMIIPEFKINPVERSILSSIKEAETVIPDETKEEILKETKEEITEQVQEEIPAATEEEVQEERTEAVINAEEHLEIGKPLDFSLNEKHSFQEWLQLSRTEPIDRSDEVSADEEIKNTTVETKKEEPSINEERLKKAEIIDKFIETNPKISPIKPGNSAPVVQIESNTEDNSYLMTETLARVYLEQKKYTKAIQAYEILILKYPEKITFFADRISDIKILQQNNNNNN, via the coding sequence ATGAACGTTACTGATTATACCTACTTAATGAACAAACCGGAAGCTATTACAGAAAAGCAGGCGGACGCATTAGGAAGTGTTTTGAATGAATTTCCGTATTTTCAAAGTGCCCGTGCATTGCGATTAAAAGGACTTTACAATCAAAACAGCTTTAAGTATAATTATGCATTAAAGGTTACGGCCGCTCATACTTCCGATCGTTCTGTTTTGTTTGATTTTATTACTTCTGAAGCTTTTACTTCTATTCAAAATGATTTCTACGAACAAAAACTTAGAGACCTTCTTGAAATTACTGTTTTTGACAGTGAGATAATTTCGCCAGAGCAAATTCAGAAAGCACTTGAGGTAAAAACAGACACTCTTGAACAATCTATTTTGAATTCTATTAAAGAATCAGAAACACCTTCAATAGATCAATTTGTAAAAGTTGAAGAACCTTTAAAAATAGAGGAACCAATAAAATCTGAAGAAACCAAAAATATTCCAGAAATAGATCCGTCAATTTTTACGGCAATCAAAGAAGCTCAAACAGTAACTTTTGAAAAGCCAATAGAAATTGAAACACCAAAAGCTCTTCCAGAAATAGATCCTTCTATTTTTAGTGCGATCAAAGAGTCGCAGTCAATTACTTATGAAAAACCAGTAATTGAAGAAGAAAATAAGATTGATACAATTGAAGATTCAACTTTAGATATTACAGAAGAAACTAAAACTCCGACTATAACAGAACCAACAAATATTGAAGTTCCTAAATTTGATCGTGTTGAAGATTCTATTTTAAGTTCAATAAGAGGAGCTGAAACTGCTTCTACACCTGAATCTGTAAAAGTTGAAGAGCCTAAAATTGATCCCGCAATTGAGCGTTCGATTTTAAATTCAATTAAAGAAGCTGAAGCTGCAACTTCTCAAGAACCGAAAACTGAAGAAGCAAAAATTGATATTATTGAAGAGCCAGTTTTAAATTCAGCTGAAGAAGAGGAAGATGATAGTGTCATCGAAGAAATGATAATTCCTGAATTTAAAATTAATCCCGTTGAACGATCAATTCTTTCTTCAATTAAGGAAGCTGAAACTGTAATTCCTGATGAAACTAAAGAAGAAATTCTGAAAGAAACTAAAGAGGAAATCACAGAACAAGTTCAAGAAGAAATTCCAGCAGCGACTGAAGAAGAAGTTCAAGAAGAGAGAACCGAAGCTGTAATAAATGCAGAAGAACATTTAGAAATTGGAAAACCTTTAGATTTTTCGCTTAACGAAAAACACTCTTTTCAAGAATGGCTTCAACTATCTAGAACAGAACCAATTGATCGTTCAGACGAAGTTTCGGCAGATGAAGAAATTAAAAACACAACTGTTGAAACCAAAAAAGAAGAGCCGTCAATTAATGAAGAGAGACTAAAAAAAGCTGAAATTATCGATAAATTTATCGAAACCAATCCGAAAATCTCTCCAATTAAACCTGGAAACAGCGCGCCGGTGGTACAAATTGAAAGCAATACCGAGGATAATTCGTATTTGATGACTGAGACTCTGGCTAGGGTTTATCTGGAACAAAAGAAATATACAAAAGCAATTCAAGCTTATGAAATATTAATTTTGAAATATCCAGAAAAAATTACTTTCTTTGCAGACCGCATATCGGATATAAAGATTTTACAACAAAATAACAATAACAATAATTAA
- a CDS encoding LptE family protein, producing the protein MKHLKYLLLLLVATTFSGCSVYNFTGTGKIDAKTFQVNFFQNNADLVEPGIDRTFTLALQDLIMNQTNLNLVSNGGDLKYEGEITDYRITPMTATADQQAAQNRLSIRINVRFSNKKKETDDFEKSFEFYYDFPGRDLPTGSVLNEAIRVIFERITQDIFNESLAKW; encoded by the coding sequence ATGAAACACTTAAAATATCTTTTACTATTATTAGTTGCTACAACTTTTAGCGGTTGTTCTGTTTACAATTTTACTGGAACGGGAAAAATTGATGCAAAAACCTTTCAGGTGAATTTCTTTCAAAATAATGCAGACTTGGTTGAACCTGGAATCGACAGGACTTTCACATTGGCCCTACAGGATTTGATTATGAATCAGACCAACTTAAACTTAGTAAGTAATGGCGGAGATTTGAAGTACGAAGGAGAAATTACAGATTACCGAATAACTCCTATGACAGCAACTGCAGATCAGCAGGCAGCACAAAACCGTCTATCTATACGTATTAATGTAAGATTCTCTAATAAGAAGAAAGAAACAGATGATTTTGAAAAATCTTTTGAATTCTATTATGATTTCCCAGGAAGAGATCTTCCAACTGGATCTGTTTTAAATGAAGCAATCAGAGTTATTTTTGAAAGAATTACGCAGGATATCTTTAATGAGTCATTAGCTAAATGGTAA
- a CDS encoding co-chaperone GroES produces the protein MALNIKPLSDRVLIEPVAAETKTASGIFIPDTAKEKPQKGTVVAVGNGSKDHTMTVKVGDTVLYGKYAGTELKLEGTDYLIMREDDILAII, from the coding sequence ATGGCTTTAAACATTAAACCGCTTTCAGACCGCGTACTTATTGAGCCTGTTGCAGCCGAAACGAAAACTGCCTCAGGTATTTTTATTCCAGATACTGCCAAAGAGAAACCACAAAAAGGAACTGTGGTTGCAGTAGGAAACGGATCTAAAGATCATACAATGACCGTAAAAGTTGGTGATACTGTTCTTTATGGCAAATATGCCGGAACTGAATTAAAATTAGAAGGCACTGATTATCTAATCATGCGCGAGGATGATATTCTGGCGATAATTTAA